The genomic DNA TTTACCCCTACCCAACGGAAACCCACTTTCTCCGCTATGCGATTGCTTCCTTTATTTTCAACATTTGCACGTAATTCCAATTTGTTTAGCGCCAAATCTTCAAATGCAATGTCACACAATTTTTTTACAACACGGGTTACAATTCCACGCTTTGTTTTGGCTTCTGCAAGCCAATAGCCTACCTCTGCATTTCGTTTTTCTTTATCAAATGCATGTAAATCTACCATCCCGATGAATTGATTCTCATCAAAAATCAAATAAAGCAGGGCTTCACCTTTTGCAACTTGTGTTAACATCACTTCTAAAAATTTTCTTTCAACTTCCACTGTTGTTACTTCGTCCACCCATTTTAAATAGCGTCTTAAATGCCCGCGATTTTGTTGTATAACTTCCAATATTTCTTCTGCATATGCGATATGAGGATAAACGAGCGCGATATTCCCCTCGATAGGTAATCTAAAATGATGCATCAACGCACCTCTTATTTTTCTGAAAATTATAACATTAACCAAAAATCTTTACAATCTCTTTTAATATATAGTCATAAATAAATAGAGCAATGCAAACTTCTAAATCAATTTTTAAAAGTTAAACATTGCTCTACTATTAATATTTATTCATTTAACATTTTATCAACATCACGTTTTTTTGTATCTAAAATTAATTGTGTTAACTCATCTTTATCCATACGTTTTAATTTTGGTAAACGAATTAAGAAGAAAATCAGTCCAAGTATTGTCCATCCACCAAGCGCAATATGAGATGGTAAAGACAACGAAGCCGGTGATATAGGAAGTAACAATAACATTAAGAAAATAAACGCAATCACCGAACCGACAATAGCAAATATTTTATAAACCGGACCGTAAGTTCGACTGTTTTTATCAAAACTAAACAATTTAGCAGCGGATAGACAAGTAACAAAATAAGCGATAGAAACACCAGTAGATGACATATCTACAATCCAAGTTAACGCTGTACGCCCTAACCAAGGTGCAATTAATGTAATCGCCACTAAGAAAATAATCGCCACATAAGGTGTTTTGTATCGATGATGTAATTTACTAAATACTGAAGGCATAATGCCTGAACGTCCCATTGAGAAGAGCAAGCGACTCGCACTCAATAAGAAACCATTCAATCCAGTAAAAATCCCCATAACAATAGCGATTGTCAATACACCTAAGCCAATCGTACCGAAAGCTTCACGCGTTACAGATCCTGTTAACCAAAGGTCACTGCTTCCCCCTGCTAACCAACCTGTATATAATATCATCATAATGTAAGTCACACTTGCAGCAAGTAAGCTATAAACAATCAATTTGAATGTTTTATTTGGAGAAAAATTAAATTCCTCTGCGGTTTGTGGAATATTATCAA from Staphylococcus schleiferi includes the following:
- a CDS encoding GNAT family N-acetyltransferase, translated to MHHFRLPIEGNIALVYPHIAYAEEILEVIQQNRGHLRRYLKWVDEVTTVEVERKFLEVMLTQVAKGEALLYLIFDENQFIGMVDLHAFDKEKRNAEVGYWLAEAKTKRGIVTRVVKKLCDIAFEDLALNKLELRANVENKGSNRIAEKVGFRWVGVKRDDEYIDHQYRDMNYYELLKSDYYA
- a CDS encoding APC family permease is translated as MNTKNGKPDRGDLQQNLSEKFVWAIAYGSCIGWGSFILPGDWIKSSGPIAASIGIFIGALLMIIIAVSYGALVERFPVSGGGFAFSFLGFGRYVSFFSAWFLTFGYICVVALNATAFSLLIKFLLPDVIEFGKLYTIAGWDVYITEIIIASLLLIIFMLIAIKGTSVSGSLQYYFCVAMVIVVALLFVGSFFGSNFSFDNLKPYNGPEYGWFKAIIMIVAVAPWAFVGFDNIPQTAEEFNFSPNKTFKLIVYSLLAASVTYIMMILYTGWLAGGSSDLWLTGSVTREAFGTIGLGVLTIAIVMGIFTGLNGFLLSASRLLFSMGRSGIMPSVFSKLHHRYKTPYVAIIFLVAITLIAPWLGRTALTWIVDMSSTGVSIAYFVTCLSAAKLFSFDKNSRTYGPVYKIFAIVGSVIAFIFLMLLLLPISPASLSLPSHIALGGWTILGLIFFLIRLPKLKRMDKDELTQLILDTKKRDVDKMLNE